In bacterium, the sequence ATGAGCTTAAAAGAACAATAAAGGATAGTTTTGAAGAATTTGCAATAAGTATAAGCTATGCCAAAAGTTGGATAAATAAGTTTATGATAAGGTATAGTTTGTGTAAAAATTTATGTAATTAACTATAGAATTCAAAATTTCTTAAAAGGTGGATGAATTTTTAACAGATAAACACAACCCTATCTATTTTTGCACTAAGTGATGGAAGATACTATAATAAGGAGGAGGTGTGGATATGATTAGTCAATCTACTTATTTCTGTGGGGTAGATGTAGCAAAGGATAGCTTTGTTGCTTCTATGAAGAATGGGAGGTTCCTGGTAAAGAACAAAATCTTTAGTATGGACAGGATTGGGTTTAGTGAGCTTGAAAGGATGCTTTCTCCTTTCAGACAGGAGATTGTTGTTGGGATGGAGCCTACAGGTATTTACCACAATAATCGTACGTGTTTAGCTTCTCTCTTAACCAAATTACCATAGCCGTTGTTTAGCTGTCTTATATACCTAGGCACAAAGGGGCAAAGGCACAAAGAAAGCAAGTAATAAATAAACTCTCTCGCCTTTGTGCCTCTGTGCCTTTGTGCCTATTTCCCAATTTTATTCTCACCGAGCTAAACACATACTGGTAAAGAGAGTGCCATATATCTTATGGCAGAACTGATAGACATCAAGAGATTTGAGAATTACAGAAAGCTTGTGGGATTTTGTGGTCTTGACCCTGTTATTAAACAATCGGGCAAATTTAAAGCACATTTGAGAATATCCAAAAGAGGAAATACCCATGCAAGAAGAATAATCTGGGTAATGGCTAGCTGTGTTAAAAGATGGTCTCCCTATTTTAGGGAATATTACCTTAAAAAAGGCAGGAAGGAAAATCCTATAAAGAGGGAGTTATTGCTACCTCTACCAAGCTTTTGAGGACTATTTATACTTTGCTTAATGAAAATAGATGCTTTAAATAAATTATTCATAATTCAAAATAGTTGACTCCTTTTTTGCCTGATTGGCTTTGAAAAAACTTAAAGCAAAACTTCGGGGTTAAGGACTTAGGGTTCGGGGTTTTCTTATTCCCTCTATCCCGAATCCCGAATATTCCGTTTATCCCGAAGCTTTGCATTCCTTTCATCTTATCCATTTCAAAAGCCCAGCTATACAGACAAGCTGACCTACCCAGAAGAGAAACATCCATTTGATTAGCTCTGATTTGAATTGGGCTATATCAACCCGAAGCTTTGAGGTTTCCTCGTTGATTCTTTTATCAAGCTTTGAAATTTCCCTTTCAAGGTCAACCTTAAATTCAGCCCTTACCTCAGAGATTCTTGCTTCAAGCTTCCCTTCAAGAAGGGCAATTTCTTGCTTTACTCCACTGATTTCTTCAGATAACTTCTTTGAAAATTCTATCTTTACTCCGCTGATTTCCTCAGAGAGCTTTCTGGCAAACTTCTCATCAGAGAGGGTAATCACCTCTCCCTTTACCTTTTGCTCTGATTGATTGAGAAGCTCAATTAGGGAATCAACCCCATCCTCACCTAGCTTTTCCCTTAAAACCTTAGGCACAGTAATTATTGGCATTGTTTTTCCTCCTTATTTTTTCAATCTTTTATCTTGAATCTTAAAGGCAATTAAAAAGCCGATACCGGTTATTGCTGCTATTCCTAGCATAATAAAGAGACCTATCTCCCTTTCCATTTTCTTAATCCTCCTTTTTATCTTTTGGGGTTATAAAATATGCTAATGAAACAAATACAATGAAAAATGCACTAATTGTAATGTTTGAAAGCAGGAAATATTTACCTGCCAAAAAGCTACTGATTACACCTACAGTTAGGGTATATTTAGCCGCATCAGCAAAGATATTACCGATAACCTTTCTTCTTTCTCTATTCATCTCACCACCATTTTGGGTTTTACCCTTCTTAAATTCAGTTTCCCTTCTAATAAGAACCTTTCAGACTCTTCATTCAATCTTCTTATTCTTTCTTGAGGGGTTAGATTCTCTTCCTCTTTGTAAATTGTCTCCCTTACCTTTTCATCTTTATCTTCCTTTAAACAAAAAAGCAGGGCTACTTGCCGTTGCCTTTAATAAATTTTAAAATATTTCTCCCCTCTTCATATTTTTAAGTAAGTATAACATAAATTTTTTTCTTGTCAA encodes:
- a CDS encoding coiled-coil domain-containing protein, coding for MPIITVPKVLREKLGEDGVDSLIELLNQSEQKVKGEVITLSDEKFARKLSEEISGVKIEFSKKLSEEISGVKQEIALLEGKLEARISEVRAEFKVDLEREISKLDKRINEETSKLRVDIAQFKSELIKWMFLFWVGQLVCIAGLLKWIR